Genomic DNA from Deltaproteobacteria bacterium:
TGGGAAATCTTGCAATCGTTTTGGATCTATCTAACGACTCCGGTGGTGCTGCCGCATCTGAAGACCAGCGGCTATGAGGTCGGCGGCGCAATTTTGTTGGCGGCGCTGCTTGGCGTGCCGTTGGGGATTCTCTGGGGGAGCCGCAAGAGCTGGCTGGAAATCGTCGAGCCTTTGATCCTCTACGCCGCCGTTGTGCCTAAGATCGTGATCTTTCCCGTGTTCATTTTACTGCTCGGCATCGACGTGCAGTCCAAGCTCGCGGTCGGTGCCATCGCGGCGTTTTTTCCGATCTCGCTGCTAACCATTGCCGGTATGCGCGAAATCAAGAAAGTCTACGTCGAGGTGGCGCGCACGGTTGGCGCGACGCCGTATCAGATCGCCACGCGCGTCTACTTGCCGGCGATCGCTGGGCAGGTTTTCACCGGCATTCGCATCGGCCTGGGCGCCGCCGTGACCGGCGCTCTGCTGGCCGAAACAAAAATTGCCAAAGCCGGCTTAGGCTTTTTGATCGTCGAATATTACAATCAGTTTCGCATCGCCGACATGTATTCGCTGCTATTATTTATTTTCATCTTGGCGGCGCTGATCAACTGGGGTATGAAAACCTTATTCGCACGGCTCCTACCAGTGCCGAAGGGTGCGCAGGACCCGGGGTTGCTGTTTTAGCATGGCCGCAAAAAACGCAAAAGACGCATAAGCAGGAGGTCGCAAATGGCTAACCCAGATCTCATCGTTGACTCCGATGCTCACGTGGTCGAGTCGGCGCGCACTTGGGATTTCATGGACCCCTCGGAGAAGCAGTTCAAGCCGATTGCCCTGGAGGCGCGCGAAGAGGCCGGCGTCAAGCTGCAGTTCTGGGTGATCGATGGCAAGGTGCGAGGCCTGCGCTTTCCGGCGTTTTCGGCGGCGGAATTGGAGCGGCGTGCCCAACAGGTGGGCCGGAAGTTTGCCGATTCGAAAGAGTCCGCCGAACTGGGCAACGTCGATTTGCGGCTCGACTACATGGACCGCAATAACGTCGACGTGCAGGTGCTGCACAACACCATGTTTATCGAATCGTGCACCGAACGCGCCGCAGTCGAAGTCGCGCTGTGCAAAAGTTGGAACCGTTG
This window encodes:
- a CDS encoding ABC transporter permease, which produces MTRAAEKTWLTPTALRILTLIALVAVWELIGRTGILFPDLFPSVWEILQSFWIYLTTPVVLPHLKTSGYEVGGAILLAALLGVPLGILWGSRKSWLEIVEPLILYAAVVPKIVIFPVFILLLGIDVQSKLAVGAIAAFFPISLLTIAGMREIKKVYVEVARTVGATPYQIATRVYLPAIAGQVFTGIRIGLGAAVTGALLAETKIAKAGLGFLIVEYYNQFRIADMYSLLLFIFILAALINWGMKTLFARLLPVPKGAQDPGLLF